Below is a window of Deltaproteobacteria bacterium DNA.
AAGGGTTCGGTCCCAGAAGGCGGCGGACATACTTGTCGATCTTCCAGTACGGCATGTTGGACACTTCGTGGAACCCGGTCCCGGCCAGGGTCAGGCCGCAAAACAGAACGTCCAGGACAAAGGACCAGTGGTCGCCCACCGGAATGGGCATCAGGCCCAAGGCCCAGAGGAGCCGGGTGAAATCAGACGGCTCGGCCTCCACGATCTCGAAGACCTTGTTCGACTCGTGGGGAAAGGCCGGGTGGGCGATGCCCACGCCAAGCTTGGAGGCCGGAAAGCCCGAGGTCACGGACCGGATCTCGATCTCAGGAAAGGCCTCCCGGAAGATCCGATAATGGGCCCGTTTGATCTCGAGATTCTCGGGCACGGCCTCCAGCAGAATCCGGGGGCCGTAGCCCTGCAATGCCCGGGGAAGATGGACGCCGTCGTAGCTCAGGCGGATCACGTTGGCCATGATCCGGTCGGCCCGCTCCGGGCCGAAGGAGCGGACCAGGCCCGGGTACTGCCCCCCGATGCCGTCCGCCGCCCCGGGAAAATCCAGGGCCACCACCGGCACCCCGAACGGCTCCAATCGGGCTCCGAACTGCATCACCTTTCCGGCCCCGACAATGCCGCCGGCTCCGGACACGACCATGGCCCCCCTGGAACCGGCCGGACCAAAGACCTTACCCACCAATTCCTCGGGATTTACAGGAAAACGGCCCTGGCGGAAAAAATCCAGGGTCGGACCCAGGCCGATGGTTTCCAGCGTCGATCGTCTCATGGTCTCGAGCATCTTTGGTTCTCCTCATCCGACCCGAAAGAGTGCGGCCACGCCCATGTCACCGGCGGCACAACCCAGGACCAGGGCATAGCCCCCGCCCAAGTCCACGGCCTCCTCCAATGCCTCGACAACGATCCTGGTCATGGTCGGGCCCTGAGGGTGACCATAGACCAGGGAGCAACCGGTCCGGTTCATCTCCCGCCAGTCGAACCCGCAGACCTTGGCGAACACGGCGTCGTTGACCGCGAAGGGGTTGTGGCTCTTGACCACCGCCATATCGTCCAGACGCATCCCGGTCCGATCCAAAAGCTTGAGCACTGCCTGAGCCGGAGCCTCGGGCATCATGGCCGGCCCGACCCGCACCTCGGCCTTGACCATCATCCGGATGTCCACCTCGGGCCGCCGACTGAGTTCCCCGGCCCGCTCCCGCGAGGCAACCAGCAGCATGGCCATGCCGTCGGCGGCGTGGGTCTGGGTGCCGCCGGTGACGCAGGGTTTGAGCTCCCACATGGCCCGCAGGGCCTCCAGGGAAAGACGCCGGATGCCCGTGTCCTCCTCTATCCGGCCCAGGGGCCTGCCCTGCACGTTCAGGATGTCCATCGGTTCGATGAATCGATCAAGAAATCCTTGGCTCTTGGCCTTGAAATACTGCTCATGACGGAGAAAGGCGATCTCGTCCACTTCCCGGCGCTCGATTCGATGCCTGAGGGCCGCGTTCCCGGCCGTCTCGATCATGGACTGCCCGGCCGCGGGGTCGAACCCGAAATTGTCCCACACGTCGCTGATGACCTCGGTCCGCCGATAGGCCCGTCGTTCGGGAAAAACACTGGCAGGCGAGTCGCTGGTCCGGTCGAAGGTCAGGGCCCCGGCCACGGCGCAGGTTCCGGCCTGGACCTCGCCCCCGGCCAGGAGCACGGCCTGGAGGCCCGTGGCGCAGGCCTGTTCGACATGAAAGCCGGGGATGCGCCGCCCCAGACAACTGGCCACCATGGGCGCGTTCCAGAACTTCCAATGCCAGGGGATGGTCGAGCCAATGATCAGACTCTCCAGGACCGAGGAACTGATTTTCCTCCGGCCCAGAATGCGGTTCATGGCCTCCCCGGCGAACTGGCCGATGTTGACCTCGGCCAGGGCCGAAGTCTGCCAGGCCGGAAAGGGGCTGCACCCCCAGGCCCCATAGGGAATCCGAACGTCGGGATACATGGATTCGGGTTTCATGATCGCCTCATATGGGTTTCAGGACAACGGACCGAATTCGTTGACGCTGTCGAGAGCCTGGAATACCTAGCAAGCCAATGCCCGACATTTCCATGGCCCTTCATTTCTACCGCAGATCGAGCCGGGCCTCAACAACCAGGTACGCATGAAGATGATATCCGAACATCGAACGACACGACGCTAAAAAGGACGGCCATGAAACCTTCCTCCCCTCGCAGGGCCGGACCGAAACAGCCATTGGAGATCGGCCGATCCGTCCCCCGTATCGACGGCCTGGCCAAGGCCGTGGGCGCCGAGCGCTACGCCGTGGACGAACACCCCGAGAACCTGCTCTGGGCCGGGGTCAAGCGGGCCGGTGCGGCCCACGCCCGCATCCTGGCCGTAGACACGGCCCGGGCCGAGGCTCTCCCCGGCGTGTTCAAGATACTGACCAGAAAAGACGTTCCCGGCACCAACCGCCAGGGCATCGTACACAAGGATCAGCCGGTTTTGGCCGGATCCGTTGTCCGCTATCCAGGCGATCCACTGGCCCTGGTCCTGGCCGAGACCAAGGATGCCCTGGCCCGTGCCCTGGATCTGATCGAGACCCGACTGGAGCCCCTTCCGGCGGTCTTCGATCCGGACCAGGCCCTAAAGCCCGGCGCGCCCCTGGTCCACGAAGGTCGCCCCAAAGGCAACCTGCTCCTCGGTTCGACCATCACCACGGGCCAGGGCCGGGCCGCCCTCAAGGATTGTCCGGCCAGGATCCGGGCCGAGTTCTCGGTTCCGGCCCAGCGCCACGGCTTTCTGGAGACTGAAAACGGCGTTGCCCGGCAGGACGAGAGCGGTCTCATCCACCTGACCGTCTCCACCCAGGCCCCGT
It encodes the following:
- a CDS encoding thiolase family protein, with translation MKPESMYPDVRIPYGAWGCSPFPAWQTSALAEVNIGQFAGEAMNRILGRRKISSSVLESLIIGSTIPWHWKFWNAPMVASCLGRRIPGFHVEQACATGLQAVLLAGGEVQAGTCAVAGALTFDRTSDSPASVFPERRAYRRTEVISDVWDNFGFDPAAGQSMIETAGNAALRHRIERREVDEIAFLRHEQYFKAKSQGFLDRFIEPMDILNVQGRPLGRIEEDTGIRRLSLEALRAMWELKPCVTGGTQTHAADGMAMLLVASRERAGELSRRPEVDIRMMVKAEVRVGPAMMPEAPAQAVLKLLDRTGMRLDDMAVVKSHNPFAVNDAVFAKVCGFDWREMNRTGCSLVYGHPQGPTMTRIVVEALEEAVDLGGGYALVLGCAAGDMGVAALFRVG